Proteins encoded by one window of Candidatus Eisenbacteria bacterium:
- a CDS encoding shikimate kinase has product MTELAERPIALVGLMGAGKSATAHALGERLGAAVADLDAMLVAESGRTIAEWFASDGEPAFRRHEGVLLRRALAAGARVIACGGGIVLDPENRRVLAAECRVVWLEVTAAEAARRLRLDAVERPLLAGQAPEPALAQVLAERRDLYAALAHQRVATDGLTPEQVAIAVIGGSHAA; this is encoded by the coding sequence ATGACCGAACTCGCGGAGCGTCCGATCGCCCTGGTGGGCCTGATGGGCGCGGGCAAGAGCGCAACGGCACATGCACTCGGTGAGCGGCTGGGCGCCGCGGTCGCCGACTTGGACGCCATGCTGGTGGCCGAGAGCGGGCGAACGATTGCCGAGTGGTTCGCGAGCGATGGCGAGCCGGCGTTTCGCCGTCACGAAGGCGTGCTGCTGCGCCGCGCGCTCGCCGCCGGGGCGCGGGTGATCGCGTGCGGGGGCGGGATCGTGCTGGATCCCGAGAACCGTCGCGTCCTTGCTGCGGAATGCCGCGTGGTGTGGCTCGAAGTGACCGCGGCCGAGGCCGCCCGACGTCTTCGACTCGACGCGGTGGAACGGCCGCTGCTCGCCGGTCAGGCGCCGGAGCCTGCACTGGCGCAAGTGCTCGCGGAGCGCCGCGATCTCTACGCCGCGCTCGCGCATCAGCGCGTCGCCACTGATGGACTCACTCCGGAGCAGGTCGCGATCGCGGTGATCGGTGGCTCGCATGCGGCGTGA
- the pilQ gene encoding type IV pilus secretin PilQ, with protein MTLGKALFGLALVAAVLTWNVGATPALAQDSPAVRQVGLVRTGSGTFSIDVEGADIRTVVRAIGEFSGRNIVVNNEVRGTVRVTLKNVPWQEALRTVLRTNGLDYVEEGSILRVDMMAKLQAEGVEREAARAKQLELVPLETRVVKLNYAQASELQASIQASMSKRGVVQNDRRTNSLIITDLPTSLDKIERMARDLDTTTPQIEITAKLVDVDAEALRGLGIEWNVGPSNGTDAEFFDGTGPIAPDFLHPNNDNENALGGSHNTGIADPTTAINYGISKSWGFIEAQLQVLEQNRKANIISNPRITTVDNREAKILVGQKIPLIVQDVAGNPVSQLQTIGIQLKVTPHLTEDKKIILDLHPEVSDLSTQSTVQGGVIINTSEADTRVMVDDGQTAVIGGLIRTNDSHVRRGIPYLKDIPLIGMLFRSDFTTRQNRELIIFVTPRLLTTMASE; from the coding sequence ATGACGCTCGGTAAGGCCCTGTTCGGGCTCGCCCTGGTGGCCGCGGTGCTGACCTGGAATGTCGGCGCCACTCCGGCCCTCGCTCAGGATTCACCCGCCGTCCGGCAGGTGGGCCTGGTGCGCACCGGCTCCGGAACTTTCTCGATCGACGTCGAGGGGGCCGATATCCGTACCGTCGTGCGCGCGATCGGCGAATTCAGCGGTCGCAACATCGTGGTGAACAACGAAGTGCGTGGCACGGTTCGCGTGACGCTCAAAAACGTGCCGTGGCAGGAGGCGCTCCGCACGGTGCTTCGCACCAATGGTCTCGACTACGTCGAAGAAGGCAGCATCCTGCGCGTGGACATGATGGCCAAGCTGCAGGCGGAAGGGGTCGAACGCGAAGCCGCGCGAGCGAAGCAGCTCGAGCTGGTGCCGCTCGAGACCCGCGTCGTGAAGCTCAACTACGCGCAGGCCAGCGAGCTCCAGGCGTCGATTCAGGCGTCGATGAGCAAGCGCGGAGTGGTGCAGAACGACCGCCGCACGAATTCGCTCATCATCACCGATCTGCCGACCTCACTCGACAAGATCGAGCGCATGGCGCGCGATCTCGACACCACCACGCCGCAGATCGAGATCACGGCCAAGCTCGTGGACGTTGACGCGGAAGCGCTGCGCGGCCTCGGCATCGAGTGGAACGTCGGACCGAGCAATGGTACCGACGCGGAGTTCTTCGACGGCACCGGTCCGATCGCGCCGGACTTCCTGCACCCGAACAACGACAACGAGAACGCGCTCGGCGGCTCGCACAACACCGGCATCGCCGACCCGACCACCGCGATCAACTACGGTATCTCGAAGTCGTGGGGTTTCATCGAAGCCCAGCTTCAGGTGCTGGAGCAGAACCGCAAGGCCAACATCATCTCGAATCCGCGCATCACGACGGTCGACAATCGTGAGGCGAAGATCCTGGTGGGCCAGAAGATTCCGCTCATCGTGCAGGACGTCGCTGGCAACCCGGTCTCGCAGCTCCAGACCATCGGCATCCAGCTCAAGGTCACGCCTCATCTCACCGAGGACAAGAAGATCATTCTCGACCTGCATCCCGAGGTCAGCGATCTCTCGACCCAGAGCACCGTACAGGGCGGCGTGATCATCAACACCTCCGAAGCCGACACGCGCGTCATGGTCGACGACGGCCAGACCGCGGTCATCGGCGGCCTGATCCGTACGAACGACAGCCATGTCCGTCGCGGGATCCCGTACCTCAAGGACATTCCGCTCATCGGCATGCTGTTCCGCTCGGACTTCACCACGCGTCAGAACCGCGAGCTGATCATCTTCGTGACGCCGCGCCTGCTGACCACGATGGCGAGCGAGTAG